The proteins below are encoded in one region of Aphelocoma coerulescens isolate FSJ_1873_10779 chromosome 4, UR_Acoe_1.0, whole genome shotgun sequence:
- the CCDC142 gene encoding coiled-coil domain-containing protein 142 isoform X2, whose product MDAGGAERRGGELCLQVGDAGLGGLILLLLTARPGPGDGAARGEPPEPGGSRGPLARSLQRAEAMLRSCVTPGLRRLLSPRSCRRGDGDEDDHEDEDEDEAASIVVPLEQSFLGLRRCLCIWEDPRTETFLGYVRPHPSGAGDFSEDAVRQRVAERGAALHGLLQHRHQLRLARDFTRRLKASSDFLRRLLALPGPGEPGDPAPALRELCLELRAHAGHWAALLRRLRADAWLRALPRRRGEAVVHMRWALLLPALTAARLARQHIEGRLQQLGRPGIPSPASECLADLFQGLEIYNHVVQGLAEELGPEVKAPSAFTVGGVLRLLAAERGRTVAQRLQPLLWPQDGDIRDGHICWKDLVVPWPPGRDAVGVGMGMDTEPSGAEVPPVLAAELQALCQEDEELMGHVFGVLVASADSLWQPVLSESPEPPGLAPGLRPGSAGGWKAVRWLDAARGPAATALSARYRVLLWEAAGAVLGDSPGTPPATPSATVTAAWELSRALTVARVPPECQEELGGLCLRLLCRSVLCSWDTDFTRALGSGLSDKCLEVPEGPPGPGCSRTAQQLQCLFPAVALALRCLRLLPTRPHAPPGGLCLRLQVLGRCLAAVAAAHAWLTGRAGRYLAAWALPQFLLLTQGDLQVLKAEAEQLMLQVSGTFPEPGDIHRDSPLEPLPSPGSPWELQLCQQIRDMANSIQLFSRDVLRMFSTSCKRLSAEIFDQTMPLGRHWRLGPRAELPSSPSAYAAAAVQAVLGQVLQGAQALPQDAQAPTLARVTTAFLEAWMDHILTRRIKFSTRTQLCGASCNSRGGWGGPLGAGAASGAAAQTKVPTPWNHPQTLSLARTLWRGWDQSQGPPCQLRRPISRPVPNPLSRAASSSGCPCGCTVPAAGACQGCHVSGTAPRADLE is encoded by the exons ATGGACGCCGGTGGCGCTGAGCGGCGCGGCGGAGAGCTATGTCTGCAG gtggGCGACGCCGGCCTGGGCGgcctcatcctgctgctgctgacggCCCGGCCGGGACCGGGCGATGGGGCTGCCCGCGGGGAGCCGCCCGAGCCCG GCGGGTCGCGGGGCCCTCTGGCACGCTCCCTGCAGCGGGCAGAGGCCATGCTGCGCAGCTGTGTCACCCCGGGACTGCGGCGCCTGCTGTCCCCGCGGTCGTGCCGGCGCGGTGACGGTGATGAGGATGACCACGAGGATGAGGACGAGGATGAAGCAGCGTCCATCGTGGTCCCACTGGAGCAAAGCTTCCTGGGGCTGCGCCGCTGCCTCTGCATCTGGGAGGACCCTCGCACCGAGACTTTCCTGGGCTACGTGCGGCCCCATCCCAGCGGCGCCGGTGACTTTTCCGAGGACGCCGTGCGGCAGCGCGTGgcggagcggggagcagccctgcaCGGGCTACTGCAGCACCGCCACCAGCTCCGCCTGGCCCGCGACTTCACCCGACGCCTCAAGGCCTCCTCTGACTTCCTACGGCGGCTGCTGGCGCTGCCGGGGCCCGGAGAGCCTGGGGACCCCGCGCCGGCGCTGCgggagctgtgcctggagctgcgGGCACACGCGGGGCACTGGGCCGCGCTGCTGCGGCGGCTGCGGGCGGACGCGTGGCTGCGGGCACTGCCAAGGCGCCGGGGCGAGGCCGTGGTGCACATGCGGTgggcgctgctgctgcccgcCCTGACGGCCGCACGCCTGGCCAGGCAACACATCGAGGGACGGCTGCAGCAGCTCGGCCGCCCCGGCATCCCCTCCCCGGCCTCTGAGTGCCTGGCTGACCTCTTCCAAGGGCTGGAGATCTACAACCACGTGGTGCAGGGGCTGGCGGAGGAGCTGGGCCCTGAGGTGAAGGCCCCCAGTGCCTTCACAGTGGGTGGGGTGCTGCGGTTGCTGGCGGCCGAGCGTGGCCGGACCGTGGCCCAgaggctccagcccctcctgtgGCCCCAggatggggacatcagggatgGACACATCTGCTGGAAGGACCTGGTGGTGCCGTGGCCACCGGGACGCGACGCTGTGGGGGTGGGCATGGGAATGGACACAGAACCTTCTGGAGCAGAGGTGCCACCAGTGCTGGCGGCTGAGCTGCAGGCGCTGTGCCAGGAGGACGAGGAGCTGATGGGACacgtttttggggtgctggtggcCTCAGCTGACAGCCTGTGGCAGCCGGTGTTGTCGGAGAGCCCcgagcccccagggctggcccCGGGACTGCGGCCGGGCAGTGCAGGTGGCTGGAAGGCCGTACGGTGGCTGGACGCTGCCCGCGGCCCCGCGGCCACCGCACTGAGTGCCCGGTACCGCGTGCTGCTCTGGGAGGCTGCGGGCGCTGTGCTGGGGGACAGCCCGGGCACTCCTCCTGCCACCCCCAGCGCCACTGTCACCGCGGCGTGGGAGCTGAGCCGTGCGCTCACCGTTG CCCGTGTGCCCCCTgagtgccaggaggagctgggggggctctgccTGCGCCTGCTGTGCCGAAGCGTCCTCTGCAGCTGGGACACGG ATTTTACCCGTGCTCTGGGCTCGGGGCTGTCAGACAAGTGCTTGGAGGTCCCAGAAGGGCCCCCAGGGCCAGGGTGCAGCCGCAcggcccagcagctccagtgtCTCTTCCCAGCCGTGGCACTGGCCCTGCGCTGTCTGCGCCTGCTGCCCACCCGCCCGCACG ccccccccgGGGGTCTCTGCCTGCGGCTGCAGGTGCTGGGCCGGTGcctggcggcggtggcggccgcCCACGCGTGGCTGActggccgggccgggcggtaCCTGGCGGCCTGGGCGCTGCCTCAGTTCCTGCTGCTCACCCAGGGAGACCTGCAG GTGCtgaaggcagaggcagagcagctgaTGCTGCAGGTGAGCGGAACCTTCCCGGAGCCAGGGGACATTCATAGGGACAGCCCCCTTGAGCCACTCCCCAGCCCAGGGTCCCCGTGGgagctccagctgtgccagcagatCCGTGACATGGCCAACAGCATCCAG CTCTTCTCCAGGGACGTGCTGCGGATGTTCTCCACCAGCTGCAAGCGGCTCTCAGCTGAGATCTTCGACCAGACCATGCCACTGGGCCGGCACTGGCGGCTCGGGCCGCGTGCTG agctgcccagctcccccagcGCATACGCGGCGGCCGCGGTGCAGGCGGTGCTGGGGCAGGTGCTGCAGGGGGCCCAGGCCCTGCCTCAAGATGCCCAGGCGCCCACCTTGGCACGGGTCACCACGGCCTTCCTGGAGGCCTGGATGGATCACATCCTGACCCGCCGGATCAAGTTCAG CACACGGacacagctgtgcggtgcctcCTGCAACAgccgggggggctgggggggcccccTCGGGGCTGGAGCGGCCTCCGGCGCTGCT gctCAGACGAAGGTGCCCACCCCTTGGAACCATCCACAGACCCTCTCCCTGGCCAGGACCCTCTGGAGGGGCTGGGACCAATCCCAGGGACCCCCCTGCCAGCTCCGGAGGCCGATCTCCCGTCCCGTCCCGAATCCCCTTTCCcgggcagccagcagcagtggctgtCCCTGCGGCTGCACCGTGCCCGCCGCTGGCGCGTGCCAGGGCTGCCATGTGTCGGGAACAGCCCCGAGGGCTGACCTGGAATAA
- the CCDC142 gene encoding coiled-coil domain-containing protein 142 isoform X1, which translates to MDAGGAERRGGELCLQVGDAGLGGLILLLLTARPGPGDGAARGEPPEPGGSRGPLARSLQRAEAMLRSCVTPGLRRLLSPRSCRRGDGDEDDHEDEDEDEAASIVVPLEQSFLGLRRCLCIWEDPRTETFLGYVRPHPSGAGDFSEDAVRQRVAERGAALHGLLQHRHQLRLARDFTRRLKASSDFLRRLLALPGPGEPGDPAPALRELCLELRAHAGHWAALLRRLRADAWLRALPRRRGEAVVHMRWALLLPALTAARLARQHIEGRLQQLGRPGIPSPASECLADLFQGLEIYNHVVQGLAEELGPEVKAPSAFTVGGVLRLLAAERGRTVAQRLQPLLWPQDGDIRDGHICWKDLVVPWPPGRDAVGVGMGMDTEPSGAEVPPVLAAELQALCQEDEELMGHVFGVLVASADSLWQPVLSESPEPPGLAPGLRPGSAGGWKAVRWLDAARGPAATALSARYRVLLWEAAGAVLGDSPGTPPATPSATVTAAWELSRALTVARVPPECQEELGGLCLRLLCRSVLCSWDTDFTRALGSGLSDKCLEVPEGPPGPGCSRTAQQLQCLFPAVALALRCLRLLPTRPHAPPGGLCLRLQVLGRCLAAVAAAHAWLTGRAGRYLAAWALPQFLLLTQGDLQVLKAEAEQLMLQVSGTFPEPGDIHRDSPLEPLPSPGSPWELQLCQQIRDMANSIQLFSRDVLRMFSTSCKRLSAEIFDQTMPLGRHWRLGPRAELPSSPSAYAAAAVQAVLGQVLQGAQALPQDAQAPTLARVTTAFLEAWMDHILTRRIKFSLQGALQLRRDFEAVRELVCSERSGLAPEARQALQALCVFQHTDTAVRCLLQQPGGLGGPPRGWSGLRRCCSDEGAHPLEPSTDPLPGQDPLEGLGPIPGTPLPAPEADLPSRPESPFPGSQQQWLSLRLHRARRWRVPGLPCVGNSPEG; encoded by the exons ATGGACGCCGGTGGCGCTGAGCGGCGCGGCGGAGAGCTATGTCTGCAG gtggGCGACGCCGGCCTGGGCGgcctcatcctgctgctgctgacggCCCGGCCGGGACCGGGCGATGGGGCTGCCCGCGGGGAGCCGCCCGAGCCCG GCGGGTCGCGGGGCCCTCTGGCACGCTCCCTGCAGCGGGCAGAGGCCATGCTGCGCAGCTGTGTCACCCCGGGACTGCGGCGCCTGCTGTCCCCGCGGTCGTGCCGGCGCGGTGACGGTGATGAGGATGACCACGAGGATGAGGACGAGGATGAAGCAGCGTCCATCGTGGTCCCACTGGAGCAAAGCTTCCTGGGGCTGCGCCGCTGCCTCTGCATCTGGGAGGACCCTCGCACCGAGACTTTCCTGGGCTACGTGCGGCCCCATCCCAGCGGCGCCGGTGACTTTTCCGAGGACGCCGTGCGGCAGCGCGTGgcggagcggggagcagccctgcaCGGGCTACTGCAGCACCGCCACCAGCTCCGCCTGGCCCGCGACTTCACCCGACGCCTCAAGGCCTCCTCTGACTTCCTACGGCGGCTGCTGGCGCTGCCGGGGCCCGGAGAGCCTGGGGACCCCGCGCCGGCGCTGCgggagctgtgcctggagctgcgGGCACACGCGGGGCACTGGGCCGCGCTGCTGCGGCGGCTGCGGGCGGACGCGTGGCTGCGGGCACTGCCAAGGCGCCGGGGCGAGGCCGTGGTGCACATGCGGTgggcgctgctgctgcccgcCCTGACGGCCGCACGCCTGGCCAGGCAACACATCGAGGGACGGCTGCAGCAGCTCGGCCGCCCCGGCATCCCCTCCCCGGCCTCTGAGTGCCTGGCTGACCTCTTCCAAGGGCTGGAGATCTACAACCACGTGGTGCAGGGGCTGGCGGAGGAGCTGGGCCCTGAGGTGAAGGCCCCCAGTGCCTTCACAGTGGGTGGGGTGCTGCGGTTGCTGGCGGCCGAGCGTGGCCGGACCGTGGCCCAgaggctccagcccctcctgtgGCCCCAggatggggacatcagggatgGACACATCTGCTGGAAGGACCTGGTGGTGCCGTGGCCACCGGGACGCGACGCTGTGGGGGTGGGCATGGGAATGGACACAGAACCTTCTGGAGCAGAGGTGCCACCAGTGCTGGCGGCTGAGCTGCAGGCGCTGTGCCAGGAGGACGAGGAGCTGATGGGACacgtttttggggtgctggtggcCTCAGCTGACAGCCTGTGGCAGCCGGTGTTGTCGGAGAGCCCcgagcccccagggctggcccCGGGACTGCGGCCGGGCAGTGCAGGTGGCTGGAAGGCCGTACGGTGGCTGGACGCTGCCCGCGGCCCCGCGGCCACCGCACTGAGTGCCCGGTACCGCGTGCTGCTCTGGGAGGCTGCGGGCGCTGTGCTGGGGGACAGCCCGGGCACTCCTCCTGCCACCCCCAGCGCCACTGTCACCGCGGCGTGGGAGCTGAGCCGTGCGCTCACCGTTG CCCGTGTGCCCCCTgagtgccaggaggagctgggggggctctgccTGCGCCTGCTGTGCCGAAGCGTCCTCTGCAGCTGGGACACGG ATTTTACCCGTGCTCTGGGCTCGGGGCTGTCAGACAAGTGCTTGGAGGTCCCAGAAGGGCCCCCAGGGCCAGGGTGCAGCCGCAcggcccagcagctccagtgtCTCTTCCCAGCCGTGGCACTGGCCCTGCGCTGTCTGCGCCTGCTGCCCACCCGCCCGCACG ccccccccgGGGGTCTCTGCCTGCGGCTGCAGGTGCTGGGCCGGTGcctggcggcggtggcggccgcCCACGCGTGGCTGActggccgggccgggcggtaCCTGGCGGCCTGGGCGCTGCCTCAGTTCCTGCTGCTCACCCAGGGAGACCTGCAG GTGCtgaaggcagaggcagagcagctgaTGCTGCAGGTGAGCGGAACCTTCCCGGAGCCAGGGGACATTCATAGGGACAGCCCCCTTGAGCCACTCCCCAGCCCAGGGTCCCCGTGGgagctccagctgtgccagcagatCCGTGACATGGCCAACAGCATCCAG CTCTTCTCCAGGGACGTGCTGCGGATGTTCTCCACCAGCTGCAAGCGGCTCTCAGCTGAGATCTTCGACCAGACCATGCCACTGGGCCGGCACTGGCGGCTCGGGCCGCGTGCTG agctgcccagctcccccagcGCATACGCGGCGGCCGCGGTGCAGGCGGTGCTGGGGCAGGTGCTGCAGGGGGCCCAGGCCCTGCCTCAAGATGCCCAGGCGCCCACCTTGGCACGGGTCACCACGGCCTTCCTGGAGGCCTGGATGGATCACATCCTGACCCGCCGGATCAAGTTCAG CCTGCAGGGTGCCCTGCAGCTCCGGCGGGACTTTGAGGCGGTGCGGGAGCTGGTGTGCTCGGAGCGCTCCGGGCTGGCTCCCGAGGCCCGGCAGGCGCTGCAGGCCCTCTGCGTCTTCCAGCACACGGacacagctgtgcggtgcctcCTGCAACAgccgggggggctgggggggcccccTCGGGGCTGGAGCGGCCTCCGGCGCTGCT gctCAGACGAAGGTGCCCACCCCTTGGAACCATCCACAGACCCTCTCCCTGGCCAGGACCCTCTGGAGGGGCTGGGACCAATCCCAGGGACCCCCCTGCCAGCTCCGGAGGCCGATCTCCCGTCCCGTCCCGAATCCCCTTTCCcgggcagccagcagcagtggctgtCCCTGCGGCTGCACCGTGCCCGCCGCTGGCGCGTGCCAGGGCTGCCATGTGTCGGGAACAGCCCCGAGGGCTGA
- the MOGS gene encoding mannosyl-oligosaccharide glucosidase produces MAGERRRRGGDGPRERPRERLRERDPKLRQQQKPPRGSGWGRTALALTAAAAALALGLAAAVAEWNRWSEASRLVTPHPAPPAVPAGSTGPLASPTYFWGTYRPHVYFGMKTRSPRAVVTGLMWLQHGGNLRHTSEQNDGVSRYGWLMHDGENFGVQEIRDEGLVLRTEFVKQPGGDHGGDWSWRVTAKMEGKGPAPLLSLFFYVATDGQGTLRPVLENGTRLAAVAGTAEELGDFTLTFLPPTGEGGEGPKYARYNFLAATVPGLHRLTNLVRQSLRESSVFSPPGRPRRRFFGVSSTGGLPGEPPRGQLLLHQVTLEPPAVLEVTLESGSAAGARRGRLAGPALSAALAWHTATFEQRFEDTFGLGARGVSLPQRRFAQAALSEMLGGIGFFHGRSLLRSERREEPVPGAESTLFTAVPSRSCFPRGFLWDEGFHLLLLARWDPALARDILAHWLDLLNADGWIPREQILGDEARARVPPEFVLQHSETANPPTLLLALERLLPDAPLPYLRRLFPRLQAWFEWLNRTQAGPEPFTFRWRGRDTDPERFLNPKTLASGLDDYPRASHPSAQERHLDLRCWMALGARVLAALAERLGEPLALYRDMAEALSDADLLDRLHWAPELGTFADFGNHSAAVALRWHRPAPVPGRPPPAPQLRREVREAPRPQFVGALGYVSLFPLLLQLLQADSPRLPALLGSMRSERQLWTPFGLRSLARDSPWYLRRNTEHDPPYWRGSIWVNINFLALRALHGYAQAAGPHRERTAELYRELRHNLVANVFRQYEATGFLWEHYRDSDGAGQGCHPFAGWSALVVLAMAEDY; encoded by the exons ATGGCgggcgagcggcggcggcgcggcggggatGGACCCCGGGAACGGCCCCGGGAGCGGCTCCGGGAGCGGGACCCGAAACTGCGGCAACAACAAAAGCCACCTCGAGGCTCCGGTTGGGGCCGGACGGCGCTGGCGCTTacagcggcggcggcagcgctggCGCTGGGTCTGGCGGCGGCAGTTGCCGAATGGAACCGGTGGAGCGAAGCCTCCCGCCTCGTCACTCCCCACCCCGCGCCTCCCGCCGTCCCCGCTGGCTCCACCGGGCCTCTCGCATCGCCCACCTACTTTTGGGGCACTTACCGGCCTCACGTCTACTTCGGGATGAAGACGCGGAGCCCGCGCGCTGTCGTGACCG GACTGATGTGGCTCCAACACGGCGGCAACTTGCGGCACACGAGCGAGCAGAACGACGGCGTGTCGCGGTATGGGTGGCTGATGCACGACGGGGAGAATTTCGGAGTGCAGGAGATCCGCGATGAGGGGCTGGTGCTGAGAACCGAGTTCGTGAAACAGCCGGGGGGAGACCATGGCGGCGACTGGAGCTGGCGGGTCACAGCAAAGATGGAG ggcAAGGGTCCGGCCCCTCTCCTGTCCCTCTTTTTCTACGTGGCCACGGACGGGCAGGGGACGCTGCGGCCGGTGCTGGAGAACGGGACACGGCTGGCAGCCGTGGCAGGGACGGCAGAGGAGCTCGGGGACTTCACCCTCACCTTCCTGCCCCCCActggggagggcggggaggggcCCAAGTACGCGCG TTACAACTTTCTGGCTGCGACGGTGCCGGGGCTGCACCGTCTCACCAACCTGGTCCGTCAAAGCCTCCGCGAGAGCTCCGTGTTCTCCCCaccgggccggccccgccgccgcttctTCGGGGTGTCCAGCACCggggggctgcccggggagcCCCCGcgggggcagctgctgctgcaccagGTGACGCTGGAGCCGCCAGCGGTGCTGGAGGTGACGCTGGAGTCGGGCAGCGCTGCGGGGGCGCGGCGCGGGAGGTtggcggggccagcgctgagcgCAGCGCTAGCCTGGCACACGGCCACCTTTGAGCAACGCTTCGAGGACACCTTCGGGCTGGGGGCACGTGGGGTGTCCCTCCCGCAGCGCCGCTTCGCCCAGGCTGCACTCAGCGAGATGCTGGGCGGGATCGGCTTCTTCCACGGCCGCTCCCTTCTGCGCTCGGAGCGCCGGGAAGAGCCGGTGCCCGGTGCTGAGTCCACGCTGTTCACGGCGGTGCCCTCGCGCTCCTGCTTCCCGCGTGGCTTCCTGTGGGATGAGGGcttccacctgctgctgctggctcgcTGGGACCCCGCGCTGGCCCGCGACATCCTTGCCCACTGGCTCGACCTCCTGAACGCCGACGGCTGGATCCCGCGGGAGCAGATCCTGGGGGACGAGGCGCGGGCCCGGGTACCTCCTGAGTTTGTGCTGCAGCACAGTGAGACGGCGAACCCCCCGACGCTGCTGCTGGCGCTGGAGCGGCTGCTGCCCGACGCGCCCCTGCCCTACCTGCGTCGCCTCTTCCCGCGCCTGCAAGCCTGGTTCGAGTGGCTGAACCGCACCCAGGCCGGCCCCGAGCCCTTCACCTTCCGCTGGCGCGGCCGCGACACCGATCCCGAGCGCTTCCTGAACCCCAAGACTCTGGCGTCAGGGCTGGACGATTACCCCCGTGCCTCCCACCCGTCCGCGCAGGAGCGGCACCTGGACCTGCGCTGCTGGATGGCGCTGGGCGCCCGTGTGCTGGCAGCGCTGGCCGAGCGCTTGGGCGAGCCCCTCGCGCTCTATCGTGACATGGCCGAGGCCCTGAGCGACGCCGACCTGCTGGACCGGCTGCACTGGGCACCTGAGCTCGGCACCTTCGCCGACTTCGGCAACCACAGCGCGGCCGTGGCTCTGCGCTGGCACCGCCCGGCCCCTGTGCCCGGccggccccccccggccccgcagctGCGGCGGGAGGTGCGGGAGGCGCCGCGGCCGCAGTTCGTGGGTGCTTTGGGCTACGTGAGCCTGTtcccgctgctgctgcagctgctccaggcagaCTCCCCGCGGCTGCCGGCGCTCCTGGGCTCCATGCGCAGCGAGAGGCAGCTCTGGACGCCCTTTGGGCTGCGCTCGCTGGCCCGTGACAGCCCCTGGTACCTGCGCCGCAACACCGAGCACGACCCCCCGTACTGGCGCGGCTCCATCTGGGTCAACATCAACTTCCtggcgctgcgggcgctgcaCGGCTACGCACAGGCGGCAGGGCCGCACCGGGAGCGCACGGCCGAGCTGTACCGGGAGCTGCGCCACAACCTCGTGGCCAACGTGTTCCGGCAGTACGAAGCCACCGGCTTCCTCTGGGAGCACTACCGGGACAGCGATGGCGCCGGGCAGGGTTGTCACCCCTTTGCCGGCTGGTCTGCGCTCGTCGTGCTGGCCATGGCTGAGGACTATTAA
- the WBP1 gene encoding WW domain-binding protein 1 gives MERPGSAEGAWAALLGRQHPQAREFCPGLNNRPYVCETGHCCGESGCCTYYYELWWFWLLWTILILLSCCCAFRHRRAKLRLQQQQRQREINLIAYHGACQYPPSVGDLRLLASFKLPAYEEVAQRPGTPPPPYSPGSPSLSPGSSGGCSSCSCGCSCASSPSSSSLSAPGTDETDPEPGPGGGSAGCDGGSSSTGASWDLPPPEEPPARGGPPKQVPPDFCEAEGRPCSDTERGEDRGGGVALGGCSGRHRRLTGDSGIEVGRGPEEEEGEPEGCGGPGGGGGPGSPVLPF, from the exons ATGGAGCGGCCCGGGAGCGCCGAGGGGGCCTGGGCCGCGCTGCTGGGCCGGCAGCACCCGCAG GCCCGGGAGTTCTGCCCGGGGTTGAACAACCGGCCCTACGTGTGCGAGACCGGGCACTGCTGCGGGGAGAGCGGCTGCTGCACCTACTACTACGAGCTGTGGT GGTTCTGGCTGCTCTGGACCATCCTGatcctgctgagctgctgctgcgcGTTCCGGCACCGCCGGGCCAAGCTgcgcctgcagcagcagcagcggcagcgtgAGATCAACCTCATCGCCTACCACGGTGCCTGCCAGTACCCCCCGTCCGTGGGGGACCTCC ggctgctggCCTCCTTCAAGCTCCCGGCGTACGAGGAAGTGGCGCAGCGCCCCGGGACGCCACCGCCGCCCTACAGCCCCGGGAGCCCCTCGCTGTCCCCCGGCTCCtccgggggctgcagctcctgctcgtGCGGCTGCTCCTGCgcctcctcccccagcagctcctcgcTCTCGGCACCGGGCACCGACGAGACGGACCCGGAGCCGGGCCCGGGAGGTGGCAGTGCCGGCTGTGATGGCGGCTCCAGCAGCACCGGTGCCAGCTGGGACCTGCCCCCGCCCGAGGAGCCGCCGGCCCGCGGGGGCCCTCCCAAACAAGTCCCCCCGGACTTCTGTGAGGCCGAGGGCCGCCCCTGCTCTGACACTGAGAGGGGCGAGGACAGGGGTGGTGGAGTGGCGCTGGGGGGTTGCTCCGGGCGGCACCGACGGCTCACAGGGGATTCAGGCATTGAGGTGGGCCGGGgcccggaggaggaggagggcgagCCCGAGGGCTGTGGGGGGCCGGGGGGTGGTGGGGGGCCCGGCTCACCTGTGCTGCCCTTCTGA
- the INO80B gene encoding INO80 complex subunit B has translation MAAAASAAPGRRRKRVRAEASSGGSGSVRNWVPRTRMRRAWRRGAMEAGGHGQEVEAGGHGGHKKKHKKHKKKHKKRHHHEAGPPPGPEPSRQPRLRLRLRIKLGGQILGTKSVPTFTVVPEGPHSPSPSPLLGGDEEEPSEGVPIEQYRAWLDEDSNLAPSPLPELDPESCFPPREEGEEEEEEEEEEEEEERRWLAALERGELDDNGDIKREVDESLLTARQRALLHKQQSQPLLQLPMGAKAKEVTEEMREKREERARRRRLQAARKAEESKNQTIERLTRTHKAKVRALRERRARPAPCPVVHYRSAGDGITVSFPVGLPLPLPPATAPPVPPAQPCAVPGCPNPKRYSCARTGRPLCSLGCYQRNLQLLQTPG, from the exons ATGGCGGCGGCAGCGTCAGCAGCTCCGGGCAGACGGCGGAAGCGAGTCCGGGCGGAAGCGAGCTCGGGCGGAAGTGGGTCCGTCCGGAATTGGGTCCCCCGCACCCGGATGCGCAGGGCCTGGCGGCGCGGCGCGATGGAGGCCGGCGGCCACG GGCAGGAGGTCGAGGCGGGCGGCCATGGCGGCCACAAGAAGAAACACAAGAAGCACAAGAAAAAGCACAAGAAGCGGCACCACCACgaggcggggccgcccccgggcCCCGAACCCTCCCGGCAGCCCCGGCTGCGGCTCCGGCTCCGGATCAAGCTGGGAGGGCAGATCCTGGGCACCAAGAG TGTCCCCACGTTCACGGTGGTCCCCGAAGGGCCGCACTCGCCGTCCCCCTCCCCACTGCTGGGAGGGGACGAGGAGGAGCCCAGCGAGGGGGTCCCCATCGAGCAGTACCGGGCCTGGCTGG ATGAGGACAGCAACCTGGCCCCCTCCCCACTGCCCGAGCTGGACCCCGAGAGCTGCTTCCCTCCCCgcgaggagggggaggaggaggaagaggaggaggaggaagaagaggaggaggagcggcgctggctgGCGGCCCTCGAGAGGGGGGAGCTGGACGACAACGGCGACATCAAGAGGGAGGTGGACGAGTCCCTCCTGACAGCCCGGCAG CGCGCGCTGCTGCACaagcagcagagccagcccctgctgcagctgcccatGGGCGCCAAGGCCAAGGAGGTGACGGAGGAGATGCGGGAGAAGCGGGAGGAGCGGGCGCGGCGCCGGCGGCTCCAGGCCGCCCGCAAGGCCGAGGAGAGCAAGAACCAGACCATCGAGCGCCTGACGCGCACGCACAAGGCCAAGGTGAGGGCCCTGCGCGagcgccgcgcccgccccgcgccctgCCCCGTCGTGCACTACCGCAGCGCCGGCGACGGCATCACCGTGTCCTTCCCCGTGGggctgccgctgccgctgcccccCGCCACCGCCCCGCCCGTGCCCCCCGCCCAGCCCTGCGCCGTGCCCGGCTGCCCCAACCCCAAGCGCTACAGCTGCGCCCGCACCGGGCGCCCGctctgcagcctgggctgctACCAGCGcaacctgcagctgctgcagacgCCGGGGTGA